TCGCCGTCACCCAGCGTCGGCGCCATCGAATCGCCCTCGACGCGAATGATGCTGAGCGTGCGCGGGTCGGCCCCCAGGTCGCGCAACCATTTAGGGTCGAACGCGACTTCGCCCTCGACCGGCTCGCCGTCGACGCTCGCGCCTGCCCCGGCGGAAGCACCGATCGCAAGCTTGGGCACAAGGATCATCCCCGGTCCGCGCACGCGCGCTGGCGTCGCGACGCGCAGCGCCGGTCCGCCGAGCACCGCTTCGGACACGCCCAGATAGGCGGCAATGCGCGCACGGTCCTGTTCCGCCAATCGCCGCGGCGAGCCGCGCTTGATATATTGCTGGATATAGGCGGGATTGCGTCCGATCACCTGCGACAGGCGCGCATAATCGATGCCCTTTTCGATCAAGAGGCGGTCGAGCGCGGCGCGCGGATCCTGAATATAGTCGGCCATGGGTCGCTGGGGGCTGGTCCTTCCTATTTCGTATCTAGCAAGAGGATTTTTCCTAGACAAGTAGGAAATCGAGCATCAAATAGGAAATATCCTATCGGGTGAGTCGCCCGGTTTTTGAAGCGCAATCGGGAGGAACAGATGGAGCGCAGCCTGTTGCAACGGATCGAGGCCTTTCTGAAGGAATCAGCGATGCCGCCAAGCGTGTTCGGCCGCGCCGCAGTGCGCGATCCGCGCTTCGTCAGTGACCTGCGCGGCGGTCGCGAGCCCGGACGCGAGATAATATGCCGTGCGGAACATTTCATGAACAAATGGCGCGCCGCTCGCCGCATCGGGGATAGCGTACCATTGGGCGACCGCAGAACCCGCGAGTTCTGGCGTGTCGAAGCAGGAGTTGAGGAATGATGCGCTGGTCCCCCGCCCTCCCGCCGCGGCCCGGCTGTCCGCATCGACGGCTCCGTCACCTGCTGACGCACGCATTGCCGCGCGGCCTCACGCCCCGAGCGTCGACCTTCCGCCCCTGGGCGAGCGCGAGCTTTGTCGGGGCGCGCCACATTTTTCCATGCGCGCTGGCGGCTGGAGACGTCGAGGCGACGCGGCGCGCGCTACAGGAACAGCTCGGTGCGGCCGAATGGACGCTGCCCGGGCATATCGTTGCCGATGTGGCGGTGGAATGCGGAACCGATCCGCAGACGTTGCGGGTCGAGATATTGACGGTCGAAGACTAGCCGACCGACTGGCGCGTCATGCGCTGCAGGGTGGAGAGTGCAGCTTCGAGCGCGAAGTCTACCTCCGGATCGTCCTCGGTCGCAACGCCTGTCGTCGCCGGGATCGCTGCCTTTGCGACCGCGTCTTGGCGGCGGCGCGCCAGTCCGGCTTCGAGGCGGGCAACCATGGCGCCGAGCGATTTGCCGTCAGGGTCGAGCGGCGGCGGTGACGTCATCTCGGCGGGCTGCAGCCAGGGCGCATCGGCACCGAGATCGTCTTCGGGCGCAAGATCGGCGAGCATAAGCTCGGTTTCGTCGTCGACCTCGACCGCTGCTCCGCCAAGCCAGGAATCGAATTCGGCGGGTTCGTAAACGCTCGCCGTCCCGACCGCGCCCAGCCCGCCCGCCGGCAGATCGCGACCCGCGCGGATCGGCGGCCGCGGCGGATCGTCGGGATGCAGGTCTACGCGGCGGCGGGTCAGGACGGGCTCGTCATCGTCCGCCTGTTCGACAGCGCGCCGGAAAGGGTTGCGCAGCGACGTCAGGCCGGCGGCCTCGGGCCGAGCGATCAGCAGTGCGACGAGCCCGGCGATCGCGGCGGCGACCGCCGACATGCCGAGCGCGAGCGCGAGCCGTCCGCCATTGCCGATCGGCGGGACGAACAGATCCGAGAGGCGGTCGAGGTAGAGATTCCAGCTGATCGCCGCGACCCACGAAAAAGGCATCAGCGCCGCGAACAGGAAAGTCAGCGCCGCCGCGCCGATCACCGCGGGGATCGCAGGCTGCAGCGCGCGCAGCAACGCGGTCGCAATGGCCCTCGTCCGGTTCTCGCTGGTTTCTTCCATATCGTTCCAAATCCATCGGCCCGCGGGGCCATCCTGTCGTTGCACCGAACGGCCGCCTCAGGCGCCACGCAGCAATCGCTGGTAAACCGGCTCGTAACGTAAAATGTTTGACGACCAGTTACGATGACTTTCGACAAAAATACGTGCGGTTCGCCGGCGTTCGGGCCACATCGCCCGACTTTCCAGCAATCCGGCGAGCGCGTCGGCAATCGCGACCGGGTCGTCGGGCGTGAAAAGCGTCCCCGTCGCACCGTGCTCGATCAGCTCGCGGTGACCCCCGACGTCCGATGCGGCGACGAGCTTGCCCTGCGCCATCGCCTCAAGTGGCTTCAGGGGCGTGACAAGATCGGTCAGCCGCATCTTCTTGCGCGGATAGGCGAGAATATCGATCAAGGAATAATAAAGCTCGACCTGCGTGTGCGGAACGCGGCCGACGAAATGTATCTGCGCCGCAGCGGGCGATGCCGCGGCCTGGGCCCTCAGCGCCGATTCCTTCGGCCCGCCCCCGACGAGCAGGAGCCGCGCCCTGGGCTGCCTGGCGACCACCGCGGGCATCGCGGTGATCAGGTCGTCGATTCCCTCATAATCATAGAAGCTGCCGATATAGCCGATCACGACATCGCCGGCGGCTAGGCCAAGATTGTCCGCCAGCCTATCGTCGCGCGGCGGCGGATCTCCGAACAGGTCGAGATCGACACCGTTGGGCGATACGGTGATTTTGGCGGGATCGATCCCGCGCGCGATCAGGTCGCCGCGCAGACCTTCACAGATCACCGCTACGGCGTCCGCCGATTTGACCGCGTGTGTTTCAAGCTTCTTGGTCATCCGGTAACGCAAGCTGCCCTCGCGTCCCGTGCCATTTCCGACCGCCGCATCCTCCCAGAAGGCGCGGATTTCATAGATGACCGGGATGCCGAGCGCCTTGCCTACGCGCAGCGCCGCCAAGCCATCGAGCACAGGTGAATGGGCGTGGAGAACGTCGGGCTTCCATTCCTTCGCCAGCGCCTCGACGCGCTTCGCCAGCGCCCGGATTTCGCGCCATTCGCGAAGCGGCGACCGCGCCGGCGCGATCGGCGATGTGCGGTAAAAGGTCAGTCCGTCGACCGTCTCGACGTCGGGGCCGGGCTCGGGATGGCGCACGCCGGTGACCCCCGCCACCTGCCAACCCTTCAAGGCTTGCGCCTTCATCAGCGCGCGGGTGCGAAAGGTGTAGCCGCTGTGCGCGGGCAAGCTATGATCGAGGACGTGCAATATTCGGGTCATCGTGCAGGGCCTTTGGCAGACAAGGCTTAACGCGGCGTCAACCCCAATAGCCTAGGCAACATCTTATATGGTCGACAATTTTTCCATTGGCCTGACGCACGTCCTGATGGCGATCGCGTTATGGCGCCTGCTCTATCGTGACGATCTCGACCGCGAGGTGAGCCCGCGCATGCTGTGGCAACAGCGCCGCGACGCCGAACGTGCCGCCGAGGAAGCGCGCACCGATGCGTGACATCGCCTTTGTCGCCTTTCTTTTCGCTTTCATCGGGGTCGGCTTTCGCAAGCCGTTCCTGTTTGTGCTGTGCTTTTGCTACATCGACATCGTCGCGCCGCAACGCCTCAGCTATTTCCTCATCAACTCGATCCCGATCTCGCTGATCGTCTTCGGGCTGGCGATCGTCGGCTGGCTCGCGGTCGACGACAAGAAGGACACGCGATGGTCGGGGCGCCAATTCCTGCTGGTCGCTTTGCTCCTCTATTGCTGGATGACAACGATCCAGGCCGACTTCCCGGTCGAGGCCGCCGACAAATGGAGCTGGGTGTGGAAAGCGCTCGTCTGGGCGATTTTCCTGCCACTCACGCTCAGGACCAAGCTGCGGATCGAATCGCTGGTCCTGATCATGCTGCTGTCGGCAGCGGCGATCGCGATCGCCGGCGGGATCAAGACCGCGGCGGGCGGCGGCGGTTATGGCTCGCTGCAACTACTGCTCAACGAAAATTACGGCCTTTACGAAGGCTCGATCATGTCGGCGGTGGGCATTTCGATCATCCCGCTGATCCTCTGGTATCGCAAGCATGGCACGATCTTTCCTCCCGATTGGCGCGTCTCGCTCTTCTGCTTCGCGCTCGTCTTCGCCTGCGCGCTGCTCCCCATCGGCACGCAGGCGCGCACCGGTCTCGTTTGCCTCGTCATCCTCGCGATCATGTCGCTGCGCGCGGTGAAGCACCGTTTCCTCTACATGGCGGGCGCGGGGCTGCTGGCCCTCGCGACCATCCCCTTCCTGCCGCAAAGCTTTACCGAGCGGATGGAAACGATCCGCGACCATAAATCCGACCAGTCGGCCTCGACGCGCGTCGCGGTGTGGGCGTGGACATGGGAATATGCGAAGGAAAATCCGTTCGGCGGTGGTTTCGAAGCCTATATCCAGAACCGCGTCCGCGTCGAAAAGGCGGCGAGCGCCTATGATCCCGACGCGCCGCAAAATGCCGAACCCACGGTCTATGAGGAACATTCACGCGCCTATCATTCGAGCTATTTCGAGATGCTCGGCGAGCAGGGCTATCCGGGGCTCGCGCTGTGGCTGTTGCTCCATGCGGTCGGGCT
This genomic interval from Sphingopyxis chilensis contains the following:
- a CDS encoding S24 family peptidase — its product is MADYIQDPRAALDRLLIEKGIDYARLSQVIGRNPAYIQQYIKRGSPRRLAEQDRARIAAYLGVSEAVLGGPALRVATPARVRGPGMILVPKLAIGASAGAGASVDGEPVEGEVAFDPKWLRDLGADPRTLSIIRVEGDSMAPTLGDGDDILVDGGDAAARLRDGIYVLRMDDVLMVKRVARAPGQGRISVISDNPHYRSWDDLPMSAIRLVGRVVWTGRRVR
- a CDS encoding TIGR04063 family PEP-CTERM/XrtA system glycosyltransferase, with translation MTRILHVLDHSLPAHSGYTFRTRALMKAQALKGWQVAGVTGVRHPEPGPDVETVDGLTFYRTSPIAPARSPLREWREIRALAKRVEALAKEWKPDVLHAHSPVLDGLAALRVGKALGIPVIYEIRAFWEDAAVGNGTGREGSLRYRMTKKLETHAVKSADAVAVICEGLRGDLIARGIDPAKITVSPNGVDLDLFGDPPPRDDRLADNLGLAAGDVVIGYIGSFYDYEGIDDLITAMPAVVARQPRARLLLVGGGPKESALRAQAAASPAAAQIHFVGRVPHTQVELYYSLIDILAYPRKKMRLTDLVTPLKPLEAMAQGKLVAASDVGGHRELIEHGATGTLFTPDDPVAIADALAGLLESRAMWPERRRTARIFVESHRNWSSNILRYEPVYQRLLRGA
- a CDS encoding putative O-glycosylation ligase, exosortase A system-associated; this encodes MRDIAFVAFLFAFIGVGFRKPFLFVLCFCYIDIVAPQRLSYFLINSIPISLIVFGLAIVGWLAVDDKKDTRWSGRQFLLVALLLYCWMTTIQADFPVEAADKWSWVWKALVWAIFLPLTLRTKLRIESLVLIMLLSAAAIAIAGGIKTAAGGGGYGSLQLLLNENYGLYEGSIMSAVGISIIPLILWYRKHGTIFPPDWRVSLFCFALVFACALLPIGTQARTGLVCLVILAIMSLRAVKHRFLYMAGAGLLALATIPFLPQSFTERMETIRDHKSDQSASTRVAVWAWTWEYAKENPFGGGFEAYIQNRVRVEKAASAYDPDAPQNAEPTVYEEHSRAYHSSYFEMLGEQGYPGLALWLLLHAVGLLRMEQLRRRYLKTRRAEEQWIAPLATALQHGHITYMVGSLFVGIAFQPFIYMMLALEMGLTTYVRRREQEAGWRPLTARPAQVPARHPVINPG